Below is a window of Pseudomonas sp. B21-040 DNA.
TGGCTGTAGTGGCTGGTTTGACTCTGGCCGGTGCTACTGCGGTGTCTCACGACCTGTACGCCAGTGTGATCAAGAAGGGCAAGGCTAACGACAAGGATGAAATCCGCGTCTCGAAAATCACCACCATCGCACTCGGTGTGTTGGCGATCGGCCTGGGCATTCTGTTCGAAAGCCAGAACATCGCCTTCATGGTGGGCTTGGCGTTCTCCATCGCGGCGAGCTGTAACTTCCCGGTGCTGCTGCTTTCCATGTACTGGAAGAAGCTGACCACGCGCGGTGCGATGATTGGCGGCTGGTTGGGGCTGGTCAGCGCTGTGGGCTTGATGGTGCTTGGGCCAACCATTTGGGTGCAGATCCTGCATCACGAGAAGGCGATCTTCCCGTATGAGTACCCTGCACTGTTCTCGATGGCGATTGCGTTTGTCGGTATCTGGTTCTTCTCGGTTACTGACAAATCGACCGCAGCTGACAATGAGCGTGCGCTGTTCTTCCCGCAGTTTGTTCGTTCGCAGACTGGGTTGGGGGCGAGTGGGGCGGTTGCGCACTAAGGTTTCAGTGGTATTTATGTAAGTTGCGTTAAATATGAAATGCCCTGGTCGAGAGATCGGGGCATTTTTTATTGGGCGGTTATCGGTCTGAATTTGGTTTTTTGTCGAGGCGGCCTGATAGCCGGCCTGTGTTTTGGTTGGTTGAGTACATATCCGTTGCTGCGGTAATGGCGGCTTAGGGTTTCGCCCTTACGGCGAGTCACTTTTAACAAACGCCTTAAAAGTAACCAAAAGCGCTCGCCCCGAGCGTCCGGCCCCTCGCTAAGGCTCGGCGTTCCTTCGCTCCGGTATCCCTCCGGGGACACTGCCCTCCGGTCGGCTTCGCTTCGACCTACATGCAGCGTGTTCGACTGCGTCGAACGGCGCTGCGCGCCACTCCCCGGATGAACACCTCTACTCAGCCTCCCGAAGGGGCGGGTGGATCAAGATCAAAAGCTGTAGGCGAGCTAACGCTCGGCCTGATGAGTGGTGAGGGGCAACAGCGGATGTGTGTTGTTTTGCTTTTTGTGGGAGCGGGCTTGCCCGCGATGGCGGCCTGCCAGCCGACCAGCCTTTTGCAGATGTACTCATTCCCTGTAGGAGCCGGGCTTGCCCGCGATTGCGGCCTGACAGCCGGCCAGCCTTTTGCAGATGTACTCATTCCCTGTAGGAGCATGGCTGAACTGGCCTAATAATTTCGGACACCTCTTAAGGGCGATATGATTTCGCCAACTTGGAGGCTCCATGAACGAAAGAAAGGTCTATACGCGCGAGTTCAAGCTTCATGCTGCCAGCATGGTGCTTGATGATAACTGCCCGGTTTCAGATGTTTGTGCATCGCTGGATATCGGGCCCACCGCTTTACGGCGCTGGGTCGATCAGGTTCGTAAGGAACGTGAAGGGCAGCCAGTCAAAGGCACCAAGGCAATCACCGAAGATCAGCGCCAGATCCAGGAACTAAAAGCCAAGATCAAGCGCATGGAGATGGAAGCCGATATCCTAAAAAAGGCTACCGCTCTCTTGATGTCGGATCCCGATCGTTTTCGATGATCGCAGAGCTAAGAGAGTCATTCCCGACGGCTGTGGTGTGTCGTGTTTTCGGTGTGAAGCGCAGCAGCTTTTATGAGTGGATTCAGCGACGCGCCAAACCGAGGCGCAAACGCGAAGAGCTCAAGCTGAAAGTAGTTGAGCTGCACAGCGAAAGCCGCGAAGCCATGGGCTCCAGAATGATCAGTAAAGGCCTGAAATCCCAAAGCATTACAGCTGGAAGGAGTCTTGTCAGAGCGCTGATGAGAGAGGCCAATATCGTCAGTAAACAACGCCAGCCTCACCCTTTCAGATCCAAAGGAGTGGAAGCATTTGTCGCGCCCAATCGGCTCAAGCGCAACTTCAAACCGACTGCAATCGATCAGGTTTGGTGTGGCGACGTCACCAGTTTGATGGTGGGCAAACGTTGGGTTCATCTGGCCATCGTGATCGATCTGTATGCCCGAAGGGTTATTGGCTGGGCATTTTCTCTGGTCAATGACGCCAACTTGGTCAGCAAAGCGCTGCGTATGGCGACAGAGGTACGAACGTGTCCTCCTGGGCTGATGTTTCACTCAGATCAGGGATGTCAGTACACCAGTCGCAAGTTTCAAGAAGAGCTGCTGCAACACGACATTTTGCAAAGCATGAGTCATCGCGGGCAGTGCTGGGATAATGCGCCGACAGAACGCTTTTTCGGCACGCTCAAGTCAGAGTGGGTGCCTCGTGGCGGTTACAGCCTGATCGAGGAAGCCAAAACCGATATCGTGCGCTTCTTCATGTACTACAACCGCACCAGACTCCATAGCTATAACGACTACCTGTCGCCAATAGCCATGGAGCAAAAAGCGGCATAAACACCGTAATCGGTGTCCGAGATTACTTGACCAGTTCAGGCTTGCCGGCGATGGCGGCCTGCCAGCCGACCCATCTCTAACAGATGTGTAGGATGATCGTTCCCACGCTCTGCGTGGGAATGCTGCCGGGGATGCTCTGCGTCCCGCTTTTTCCGGCGCGGCGAGGAGGGTGGTGGGATGAGGACTTTCAAAGCGCACAAACAAAAACGGCCTCTATATAAATAGAGGCCGTTTCCGGTGCAGTTAAGACGTTATCGCAAGACAGGTCTTATTTGCGGTCTTCCAGCTTGGTGATGTCACGCGACTCGTAGCCGGTGTACAGCTGGCGCGGGCGGCCAATCTTGTACGGGCTGGAGAGCATTTCTTTCCAGTGGGAGATCCAGCCAACAGTCCGCGCCAGGGCGAAGATAACGGTGAACATGCTGGTTGGAATGCCGATCGCCTTGAGGATGATCCCCGAGTAGAAGTCGACGTTCGGGTACAGCGAGCGTTCGATGAAGTACGGGTCGGTCAGGGCGATCTCTTCCAGGCGCATGGCCAGTTCGAGCTGCTTGTCGTTCTTGATGCCCAGTTCTTTCAGTACTTCGTCGCAGGTCTGCTTCATCACGGTGGCGCGTGGGTCGCGGTTTTTGTAAACCCGGTGACCGAAGCCCATCAGTTTGAACGGATCGTTCTTGTCCTTGGCCTTGGCGATGTACTTGTCGATGTTCGATACATCGCCAATTTCATCCAGCATGGTCAGAACGGCTTCGTTCGCACCGCCGTGGGCAGGGCCCCACAGTGCAGCGATGCCGGCGGCGATACAGGCGAACGGGTTGGCACCCGAAGAACCGGCCAGGCGTACGGTTGACGTCGATGCGTTCTGCTCGTGGTCGGCATGGAGGATGAAAATCCGGTCCATGGCCTTGGCGAGCACCGGGCTGATCGGTTTGATCTCGCACGGGGTGTTGAACATCATGTGCAGGAAGTTTTCCGCGTACGTCAGGTCGTTGCGCGGGTACATCATAGGTTGGCCCATGGAGTACTTGTAAACCATTGCTGCCAGGGTCGGCATCTTGGCAACCAGGCGGATCGCAGAGATTTCGCGATGCTGCGGGTTATTGATGTCGAGGGAGTCGTGGTAGAAGGCGGAAAGCGCGCCGACTACACCGCACATGACGGCCATTGGGTGGGCGTCGCGACGGAAGCCGTTGAAGAAGGTCTTCAACTGCTCGTGAACCATGGTGTGGTTCTTGACGGTACTGACGAACTGGGCCTTCTGTTCTGCGGTCGGCAATTCGCCGTTGAGCAGCAGGTAGCAGGTTTCCAGGTAGTCCGACTTTTCAGCCAGTTGTTCGATCGGGTAACCGCGGTGCAGCAGAATGCCGTTGTCGCCGTCGATATAGGTGATCTTCGACTCGCAGGAGGCTGTCGACATGAAACCAGGGTCAAAGGTGAAACGGCCCGTGGCCGTCAGGCCCCGAACATCGATAACATCGGGACCAACGGTGCCGGTTAAAATGGGCAGCTCGACGGGGGCTGCGCCCTCGATGATCAACTGCGCTTTTTTGTCAGCCATGTGGCCTCCTATTTATGCTTGAAATCATCAGACAGACCCCCCACGCAGGGCCCGCACCACTATAGTGAGATAAATTCGAATGTCAATTTGCCTAA
It encodes the following:
- a CDS encoding IS3 family transposase translates to MNERKVYTREFKLHAASMVLDDNCPVSDVCASLDIGPTALRRWVDQVRKEREGQPVKGTKAITEDQRQIQELKAKIKRMEMEADILKKATALLMSDPDRFR
- a CDS encoding IS3 family transposase; amino-acid sequence: MIAELRESFPTAVVCRVFGVKRSSFYEWIQRRAKPRRKREELKLKVVELHSESREAMGSRMISKGLKSQSITAGRSLVRALMREANIVSKQRQPHPFRSKGVEAFVAPNRLKRNFKPTAIDQVWCGDVTSLMVGKRWVHLAIVIDLYARRVIGWAFSLVNDANLVSKALRMATEVRTCPPGLMFHSDQGCQYTSRKFQEELLQHDILQSMSHRGQCWDNAPTERFFGTLKSEWVPRGGYSLIEEAKTDIVRFFMYYNRTRLHSYNDYLSPIAMEQKAA
- the gltA gene encoding citrate synthase, coding for MADKKAQLIIEGAAPVELPILTGTVGPDVIDVRGLTATGRFTFDPGFMSTASCESKITYIDGDNGILLHRGYPIEQLAEKSDYLETCYLLLNGELPTAEQKAQFVSTVKNHTMVHEQLKTFFNGFRRDAHPMAVMCGVVGALSAFYHDSLDINNPQHREISAIRLVAKMPTLAAMVYKYSMGQPMMYPRNDLTYAENFLHMMFNTPCEIKPISPVLAKAMDRIFILHADHEQNASTSTVRLAGSSGANPFACIAAGIAALWGPAHGGANEAVLTMLDEIGDVSNIDKYIAKAKDKNDPFKLMGFGHRVYKNRDPRATVMKQTCDEVLKELGIKNDKQLELAMRLEEIALTDPYFIERSLYPNVDFYSGIILKAIGIPTSMFTVIFALARTVGWISHWKEMLSSPYKIGRPRQLYTGYESRDITKLEDRK